The window GCGGAGGGCCAGGGCCACCCCTAAACCCAGGAGCACCAGGGCTAAAAGATTGACCATGGCCCCATCATAGGGCCATGGTCGGGGCGGGGCCGGTTACTCCTTCTTCTCCCCGCTCTCCCCGCTTTCGGACTTGCCCTCGCTCTTCTTGGCGTAGTCCTTGATGTGCCAGCCCGACCCCTTGAAGATGATGGCGGGGGCGGTGATGACCCGCTTCAAGGGCTCCCCGGTCTCGGGGTGGGCCTTCAGGGGTTCGTCGTGGAAGCCCTGCTCAAACTCGTAGTAGTTGCCCGTTTCCAAGCCCTTGTACACGTAGACCGGCATACCCTTCCCTCCTATGGGGCATTTTGACACTCAAGCTCTTTGAGTGTCAAGCCCCGGCGAGGAGCTCCGCCGCGCCCGCCACCAGGGCCTTGTCCAGGTCCCGGTGGCCCAGGCTTAGGCCGGTGGAGAGGGCCTCGAGGTAGCTCTCCTCGATGAGGGCCACCTCTATGGCGATGATCTTCTCAAAGGCCTCCACCGCGGGGAAGACCTCGGGGCCCCTTAGGGCGGAACGCAGGTGCTCCAAGGAGAGCTCCTGCACCAGGCCCATGGCGGGGATCATGGCCCGGGGGCCGATGCCGAGCCTGGCGTGCACCAGCCCGATGCGGCGGCGGCCTTCCGCGTAGGCCCGGTCGTAGACCCCGCTGAAA of the Thermus oshimai DSM 12092 genome contains:
- a CDS encoding FmdB family zinc ribbon protein codes for the protein MPVYVYKGLETGNYYEFEQGFHDEPLKAHPETGEPLKRVITAPAIIFKGSGWHIKDYAKKSEGKSESGESGEKKE
- a CDS encoding protoglobin domain-containing protein, which gives rise to MDPGALLDLLKRRTGFLPAHAELLRELGGLMTPLAPEVALAFYDYLGRDGELAAILHAVPGRVERLYGTFARWYGGLFSGVYDRAYAEGRRRIGLVHARLGIGPRAMIPAMGLVQELSLEHLRSALRGPEVFPAVEAFEKIIAIEVALIEESYLEALSTGLSLGHRDLDKALVAGAAELLAGA